The Cryptomeria japonica chromosome 6, Sugi_1.0, whole genome shotgun sequence genomic interval TGTGTAGTCTAAATATATTGATCTATTTTTATGTGTTGTTGATTGTTATAATTGTTTAAATGGTTTGTTTTATGTTTAACCATACATATATACTTGACCATATAGAGTTTATAATCCATGTTGCACTATCTTTTCTATATATGAGAGAAGTATATAGATGCTCTTTGAATAGTATTTGTTATCACGTTCTCTCTTTCTAATTGTGATGGAGTTATTATAAATGTTATAACATGACATCATGAAGAAATTTCAAAATCAATTTTACTATTAAATATTTATAGAGTGGTTATCCCTTAACCCAAAAAATAGTGTGAAATAGATTATCCTATTCTTCAACATTGATAGGTACTAGATGTCCATTATTCTTTAAAAAGGTTGCAAAATCAAGATTTTTATTTACTCTCCTCAATAATTTGAGAATCTTAAAAGTTTAGTCTTTGTGCACAATCTTCTCAACCATTGTAGTTGTCAACCTTATGAAAAACTCATTAGTTATTTATCTTCCCTTTATCTTGCTTTAGGATAGGAGCTTTTGATTGAGTAGTCATGTGTAGCTTAAGTAGAGGTTTCCCATCATGAAATTATTTTGTAGTGAGATTGTGAGCATTGCTTAAATTTTTTTCTCTTATATAGGGGGCCAAACAATGCTCCTCTCcatttcatctttaatttctccttgatttcaacatttcaATGTTTAGTCTTTTCTCAGTGCTTCACAAGGAAGGTTCTCCATGGAGGGTTGTATTTAGTGATGAAAACTGCTAGTGTACTTTAAttctttttgaaattttgtttcatAGATATTTTGATGTGCACATGGTTCATGGATCTCGTTTGTGTAGTAATCCATTGATTGCTCATTTCTTATCTATCATACAAAATCCCTTATACACTTTGTGATAGTGCTTCAGAGTACATTATTCTACACGTACCACTGTAGAAATTGTTGGATATTATCAtgcattgctgctgctaggatatgttttgattaattaaaaacaggtttttgaaaggaacccaaaaccttgttacaaagcaggagaaatataaagcataaaagaggcagAAAACAATAGTGCCTGATCACCCACACATAGAACAGTTTCCAGCCAAAAtaaaaagggaacacaagacaaaggaagcaacactagacaaccaaaggaaagcacaaagacaacacaaggacaactaaatgtttctcataagttcTTCAACATGAACCACCATTTGCTTCATATTGATCGCAaaatttttcatttcttccagctctttttccttgatatcaacttGTTTtcgagtgttggcccttgttcttttttcgtgacccttcttctccatctgatccttatcaccctccttgcctttaatctgtTCAATATGATATGACTAATAATAAAACAAGCCACACCACCATAGTGAACAAtcatagaaaaatgaagaaaaggcattAGAAATTGTGATTAGCAAAGACACGTTGCTTCATTTGGATACGGTCTagtgttgctaggatatgttgttgtcattgatgttaacatattcctataATTTATTCCggtgtgattgggaagattttttgatccggtttgtagtattgttttgttgatcattgttttgtagaggttgatatttcctctggtatatttcggtgtgatcagatctggtgctgagattttgggatattgtcttggatggtcttatgtatcttcatttcagatggatcatgatttggtgctctgcaagttatctttcttcgtgacagttgctgattggttgtattcttgagctttcagatgttgatcgatgaagatttgataagtggtgttggtgcaactattccagatggttctaatgtgcttgctggtgtttcttagttgtgtcctatttgttttggcgatccgcatttatcattgtgcgagtttttcgtggtttctatcaaccggtgatgatttgcgtgctatgcagtatttctggtggtgtagcgtgttgcagttgatcttggcatgattttcggtggatgtaatcatttgggaatttgatttaggaccttaatatgctatgtaaatcattatattggtccggtggtcaatctttgtatcgtgtgatataattttgtaattgagggttaagggtttagccaaccttgttgtcaaggttgatgaattgtatatataggtgatatagtcatatagtttgggtgttgatgttgtgtttgcattatcagagaaaggtttatgtgagaacaagtgatttatccttcggtgttgagtttgtggtgagattggtgttgcatggcagacatctgtgcttaaccaaaactgtaatcaggcatttggagatgctattctttcagttcatttcttctggattgtagttcgaatcttattgtaagtcagcgagacttccttgagggttgtagccttttgggcaaatattatttgagtagtgagctctaggcagtgtgcctgaatgcatgtacattccccattgtaatattttcacatactactgcagagtatcatcttactgtgggtaggttcccaccatggtttttcccttaactgggttttccatgtcaaaattttggtgttgtgtgttgtgctattaatttgcttatttgtcttattactgcagtttatcatatTTGTGTTTTGTTTGTTATTTCGATGAAGACTGATTtacacccacccccctctcagtcttccttcttgattgatgctaacataaatatatccatattatattttttttttgtactaCAAGACTTCCACAAGTAAATGATTGACTTATGCATATTTAGAATTGCAAAGGTGATCTTTTCAACATCTACTTGAACTTGGTATAAAGTAGTATGCCTTCAATCATTGAATCCACTTATGTTATGCCTTGATAATGAATTTATCTTGGAAAATATAATTTCAAGATAACCTTCCATGTTGACCAAATTCTAGTGTTGAAAAGAGGGCTAGTAGTGGCCAAGGATATTGTATGACCTAGTTGAAGCATTAGGTCATGAAATTGTAATAAAAGTTCCTTTCTCCATACTTTCAAGCTTCCTATAtgagattttagattttttttaagaaataattttcttttcattattttattttttgtccttACCTCATCTCTATTTTCTTCTAGTTTAAAGTAAAGCTAAGTTGTTTATGTACTTTGTAATTTTGCAAGTGACTAGGCATGCATGACTAGGGCCACAAAAGATTTTTGAGAAGAGTGAATATCAATATAGGTGACTCTAGGAAGAGATATGACATGATACTAATAATGTATGTTGATCCAAGGAGTTCCTAGGGAAGATAACTTACAAACTTTCATATAAGTTTGACCAATTAACCTCTAAGTCATATTAAATATGAAACGAAAATGTGAATGAAAAATACAAATGATCCATTTCATATTTAGAAAGGGAAAGAATGGTATATGAAGCTTTTCCATTCATCATGAACAAGATATTGTAAGCATTTATGTGGGCCTAGTCAAAGATTGAGTTTTTTGCATCACAAACGTGTATGGAGTTTGTAGCAAGTTCAATCCATTAGAATAAAATGGAATAATTAATAGAATCTTCACATTAGTTGATAGTTCAATGCTAAGAACTATTGCTGCATACGAAACCAATTCTTGACAAAGAAAATGAAGTGTTGCTTAACGCATCATCAAAATTATGTACTTCATTGCCATCTTCAATTAATCTTCTTGTCCATAGAAACCTTGCCAAGATGAGATACTCTTTCTAGTGTTATAAGTATTAAAAAGTGATAATACATCACAAATCTTAGAATTTTACTTAAGACTTATGCTTCTAACTCAACTTACTTAAATTGCAAAACTTTATTATATAATATCTTATAAACATCCCAAAAATCCAAATTGATATCTTATAatccatattttatttttatattttaattgacTGGATAGCCATAGCTATCATACATGTGAGCCTCTTCTATCAAAACCTCTAAAATATTGttcttttattgcctttctccTAAAGTCATGTAAACGGACATATATGTACTCCAATTTCACTAATTGGGAAATATTATAAAACGTATTCGTACTCTAATTTGAGTAATTGGGAAATTATAAACGATAGAATCTGGGATGAAAATCCTGTCAATTTCATATTCTATTGTgacgttttttaatttttttaatgcacACATCAACTTTAAGGATTTGAAAAAAACAGATTTGCCAGCAGTGGATTCCAGAAGAGCAATACCCACAGTGCGTCCCTGCGTAATCATGAAGAGTACTGTGAACTGTAATCTTTGCTCTCCTCTACCTTATCTCAGATTACAAAAGTCCAGAAAACTCAAAAGAATCCAAATTATCAGAGCTCAATTGGTAGAATTGGAAGCAAGGAGAAAGGTGAACATACCATTCAAAGAGTGAGGAGGAGAGACAACAGGAGAAAATTACATAAAACAGACCGACAGGATTGTCAAAATCACCTTCCCAGATTCTTCGAGGATTAAGTACTTGGGTGATAATGTCTGGCAAGCTCATCTGAAGCCTGTCACATTTTTCACGCTAATGGCCAACCCCTTCTGTGATGTCAAGTGAGTTCAcactcaaatttttgaattttcttttctgATATTAGTCCGAAAAAGAAAAAATcgttttcaaatttcattttcaACAAAATCATCAGCTCATTCTGACCACCTCCCAAAAAAATTGGAATTTGGAATTCGGGAAAATGGTTATTTGTTTTCTTTGACGGTTTATTTAGATTGTTTAAAAAACCTTTCAAAGATAAAATCTTTTACACAGACTTTTTAAGTAGAAATCATATTTTCTTTGTTTCGGGGTTTTCCACAGTAGGAATTCCCTCCAGTTATCTTCCAACAGGCTAGTTTTGGATTTCGTCGGCCTTCCAGGGCTGAATGATGATCTGGATTTTAATTTTCCTCTGCAAGGGGAACTTACTGCTAACAGAGAGACAATTTCATCTTTGGAAATTAAGCAAGTTCACAGTTTTAAAGGGTGGGTCACAATGCAATTAAACGTGGATCTTCCGTTCCCCTTTTCA includes:
- the LOC131072113 gene encoding uncharacterized protein LOC131072113 gives rise to the protein MANPFCDVNRNSLQLSSNRLVLDFVGLPGLNDDLDFNFPLQGELTANRETISSLEIKQVHSFKGWVTMQLNVDLPFPFSLMPESIVLSVGNNILDRILGAMEGELVSTILGDYNVWCCTVSSHITGGVQQTLAP